Proteins found in one Triticum aestivum cultivar Chinese Spring chromosome 4D, IWGSC CS RefSeq v2.1, whole genome shotgun sequence genomic segment:
- the LOC543446 gene encoding probable ethylene response sensor 1, with translation MERCDCIEPLWPTDELLIKYQYISDFFIALAYFSIPLELIYFVKKSSFFPYRWVLIQFGAFIVLCGATHLINLWTFTTHTKTVAMVMTVAKVSTAVVSCATALMLVHIIPDLLSVKTRELFLKNKAEELDWEMGLIRTQEETGRHVRMLTHEIRSTLDRHTILKTTIVELGRTLGLEECALWMPSRSGSSLQLSHTLRHQITVGSSIPINLPVVNQVFSSNRAIIIPHTSPLARIRPLAGRYVPPEVAAVRVPLLNLSNFQINDWPELSAKSYAIMVLMLPSDSARNWHVHELELVEVVADQVAVALSHAVILEESMRARDLLMEQNVALDLARREAEMAIRARNDFLAVMNHEMRTPMNAIIALSSLLLETELTPEQRLMVETVLKSSNLLATLINDVLDLSKLEDRSLELEIRAFNLHAVFKEVMGFIRPIAAIKRLSMSVMLAPDLPLCAIGDEKRLMQTILNISGNAVKFTKEGHITLLASVLKPDSLREFRTPDFHPAASDDHFYLKVQLKDTGCGISPQDLPHVFTKFAQTQPGGNQGYSGSGLGLAICRRFVTLMGGHIWLDSEGAGRGCTATFIIRLGVSDNTDAYQQQLAPLAWPGSANVESAGPKALHEETWPPSSLKPRYQRSV, from the exons ATGGAACGATGCGACTGCATCGAGCCGCTGTGGCCGACTGATGAGCTCCTAATCAAGTACCAGTACATCTCCGACTTCTTCATAGCGCTCGCCTACTTCTCCATCCCGCTGGAGCTCATCTACTTCGTGAAGAAGTCGTCCTTCTTCCCGTACAGATGGGTCCTCATCCAGTTTGGTGCCTTCATAGTCCTCTGTGGAGCAACCCACCTCATAAACCTGTGGACTTTCACCACACACACAAAGACCGTCGCCATGGTGATGACGGTTGCCAAGGTTTCGACGGCCGTCGTTTCCTGCGCGACGGCTTTGATGCTTGTTCACATCATCCCTGATTTGCTGAGTGTCAAAACGAGGGAGCTGTTTCTGAAGAATAAAGCTGAAGAGCTTGACTGGGAGATGGGCTTGATAAGGACGCAGGAAGAGACCGGGAGGCATGTTAGGATGCTAACTCATGAAATCAGAAGCACGCTCGATAGACATACGATTTTGAAGACTACCATTGTGGAGCTAGGAAGGACCCTGGGTCTGGAAGAATGCGCCCTGTGGATGCCGTCAAGAAGTGGTTCAAGTCTCCAGCTTTCGCATACCCTGCGCCACCAAATCACTGTTGGGTCATCTATACCAATTAATCTTCCTGTTGTCAACCAGGTTTTCAGTAGCAATCGGGCAATTATAATACCACACACATCCCCTTTGGCACGGATTCGGCCTCTTGCGGGACGATATGTCCCACCAGAAGTGGCTGCAGTGCGAGTACCTCTTCTAAATCTTTCAAACTTCCAAATAAATGACTGGCCAGAGCTTTCAGCAAAAAGCTATGCTATTATGGTTCTGATGCTTCCATCTGATAGTGCAAGGAACTGGCATGTGCATGAGTTGGAGCTTGTTGAGGTCGTCGCCGATCAG GTAGCAGTTGCACTCTCTCATGCAGTTATTCTTGAAGAGTCCATGCGTGCACGTGATTTACTAATGGAGCAAAATGTTGCTCTGGATTTAGCTCGACGAGAGGCTGAAATGGCCATCCGTGCTCGGAATGATTTCCTAGCTGTTATGAATCATGAAATGCGAACACCAATGAATGCAATCATAGCTCTTTCATCCTTGCTCTTGGAAACTGAACTCACCCCTGAGCAGCGTTTAATGGTGGAAACAGTATTGAAAAGCAGCAATCTTCTAGCAACACTTATCAATGATGTGTTGGATCTTTCCAAACTTGAGGATCGCAGCCTTGAACTGGAGATCAGAGCATTCAATCTTCATGCTGTTTTCAAAGAG GTGATGGGTTTCATCAGACCAATTGCAGCTATCAAGAGGCTGTCTATGTCGGTTATGTTAGCGCCAGATTTACCATTATGTGCTATTGGCGACGAAAAGAGGCTAATGCAAACTATCCTAAATATCTCCGGTAATGCTGTTAAGTTCACCAAGGAGGGCCACATTACACTTCTAGCTTCCGTTCTCAAGCCTGATTCTTTAAGAGAGTTCAGAACCCCAGATTTCCATCCAGCTGCAAGTGATGACCATTTCTATTTGAAGGTTCAG CTAAAGGATACAGGCTGTGGCATTAGTCCTCAGGATCTACCCCATGTATTCACAAAATTTGCTCAAACTCAGCCTGGAGGTAACCAAGGATACAGTGGTAGTGGCCTTGGCCTTGCCATTTGCAGGAG GTTTGTTACTCTGATGGGAGGGCACATCTGGCTGGACAGTGAAGGAGCTGGAAGAGGCTGCACGGCTACATTCATCATCAGGCTCGGCGTATCCGACAACACCGACGCATATCAGCAGCAGCTGGCCCCTCTTGCCTGGCCAGGCAGTGCAAATGTCGAATCTGCCGGTCCGAAGGCGCTTCACGAGGAGACGTGGCCGCCGTCTTCCCTGAAGCCTCGTTACCAGAGAAGTGTATGA
- the LOC123095807 gene encoding phosphatidylinositol 4-phosphate 5-kinase 1: MAGAEASTGSAQRGDTLPNGDVYVGNFDGLVPHGMGKYMWTDGSLYDGEWDKSKMTGRGIIQWPSGASYEGDFRGGFIDGTGTFKGVDGSVYKGSWRMNKKQGMGTMVYSNSDSYEGLWNEGLPDGYGKYTWAAGNIYIGNWKSGSMNGRGVMQWINGDTLDCNWLSGLAHGKGYCKYASGACYIGTWDRGVKDGHGIFYQPGSKIPCNLEVSECATNNDGTSASSSSNEKVKVGLLFILQNLCNKWGLRRFFHRPRRISNGTTPIFVDDSGNHLPQDLPNKSLSSNEGLQNTDVHKDFVYEREYIQGVLISEQPKGKHSGMLDSGETQENTWQKQERGPMETIYKGHRSYFLMLNLQLGIRYTVGKITPVPLREVRSNDFGPRARIIMYFPCEGSQYTPPHCSVNFFWKDYCPMVFRNLREMFRIDSADYMMSICGGDSLKELSSPGKSGSIFYLSQDERFVIKTLRKSELKILLKMLPKYYNHVKAYDNTLITKFFGVHRITLKAGKKVRFVVMGNMFCTELRIHRKYDLKGSTQGRSTKKQKINENTTLKDLDLAHAFHVDKSWREALFRQIALDSMFLESQSIIDYSMLLGIHFRAPNHLKAATSHQNTLESSGITSAMDCSVPLHCEDANSSKGFLLVAHEPGTTAGGSHIRGSMVRASEGGYEEVDLVLPGTGRFRVQLGVNMPARARKLLESTDAVEEYDVVLYLGIIDILQEYNTSKRVEHAVKSLKFDPLSISSVDPNLYSKRFVSFLERVFPEQD, translated from the exons ATGGCCGGCGCAGAGGCAAGCACCGGGAGCGCCCAGAG GGGGGATACCCTTCCAAATGGAGACGTCTATGTGGGCAACTTCGATGGGCTAGTGCCTCATGGAATGGGGAAGTATATGTGGACGGATGGATCCCTTTATGACGGCGAATGGGATAAAAGCAAAATGACCGGGAGAGGAATCATCCAGTGGCCTTCAGGCGCATCCTATGAAGGCGACTTCCGTGGAGGTTTCATCGATGGAACAGGCACTTTCAAGGGGGTCGACGGCTCGGTTTACAAAGGTTCTTGGAGGATGAACAAAAAGCAGGGAATGGGGACAATGGTTTACTCCAACTCTGACAGTTATGAAGGCTTGTGGAACGAGGGTTTGCCGGATGGGTATGGTAAATATACATGGGCTGCTGGCAACATCTACATTGGAAACTGGAAGTCAGGTAGCATGAACGGCCGAGGCGTAATGCAGTGGATAAATGGTGATACTCTTGACTGTAATTGGCTCAGTGGGCTGGCTCATGGGAAAGGTTACTGCAAATACGCATCAGGCGCATGTTACATTGGTACGTGGGATAGGGGAGTCAAGGATGGCCATGGCATATTTTATCAACCAGGAAGTAAAATACCTTGTAACCTTGAAGTTTCTGAGTGTGCAACAAATAATGATGGTACAAGTGCTTCAAGTTCTAGTAATGAAAAGGTCAAAGTTGGACTGTTGTTTATATTGCAAAATCTGTGCAACAAATGGGGACTACGTAGGTTTTTTCATCGTCCCAGGCGCATTTCAAATGGCACAACACCAATTTTTGTTGATGATTCTGGAAATCACTTACCACAAGATCTACCCAATAAATCCTTGTCAAGTAACGAGGGTTTACAGAACACTGATGTTCATAAGGATTTCGTCTATGAACGGGAATATATACAAGGAGTGCTTATCTCCGAACAGCCAAAGGGTAAACATTCAGGAATGTTGGACAGCGGTGAAACACAGGAAAATACCTGGCAAAAACAAGAAAGAGGGCCAATGGAGACTATTTACAAGGGCCACAGGAGCTATTTTCTAATGCTTAATTTGCAACTCGGCATCAG GTATACCGTGGGTAAAATCACCCCTGTACCTTTGCGTGAAGTTCGTTCAAATGATTTTGGACCTAGGGCCCGGATAATAATGTACTTCCCTTGTGAAGGCTCGCAGTATACCCCTCCACACTGCTCTGTCAATTTCTTTTGGAAAGACTATTGTCCTATGGTCTTCCG GAATCTTCGGGAAATGTTTCGTATTGATTCCGCAGATTACATGATGTCCATATGTGGGGGTGATAGTCTAAAGGAGCTTTCTTCACCTGGGAAAAGTGGCAGTATTTTCTATCTTTCTCAGGATGAACGATTTGTTATAAAAACATTGAGAAAAAGTGAACTGAAG ATACTGTTGAAGATGCTTCCAAAATATTACAATCATGTCAAAGCTTATGATAATACTCTCATTACGAAATTTTTTGGCGTGCACAGGATTACGCTAAAAGCTGGAAAAAAG GTCCGTTTTGTTGTGATGGGCAATATGTTCTGCACTGAGCTGCGAATTCATCGTAAGTACGACTTAAAGGGATCTACACAGGGCCGGTCAACAAAGAAGCAAAAAATTAATGAGAACACAACATTAAAGGATCTTGACCTAGCACATGCATTTCATGTTGATAAATCATGGAGGGAAGCGCTTTTCAG GCAGATAGCTCTTGATAGCATGTTCCTGGAATCCCAATCGATTATTGACTATAGCATGCTACTGGGAATCCACTTCAGAGCTCCCAATCACTTGAAGGCTGCCACGTCACATCAGAATACACTTGAAAGCAGTGGAATTACATCTGCAATGGATT GTAGCGTGCCACTGCATTGTGAGGATGCAAATTCCTCAAAGGGATTTCTACTAGTTGCTCACGAGCCAGGTACGACAGCAGGCGGTTCCCACATCAGAGGAAGCATGGTTAGAGCCTCAGAAGGTGGTTACGAAGAAGTCGATCTTGTTCTGCCGGGCACCGGCAG GTTCagagtgcagctaggggtgaacaTGCCGGCCCGAGCTCGGAAATTGCTGGAAAGCACGGACGCGGTCGAGGAGTACGACGTCGTGCTCTACCTTGGCATCATAGACATACTGCAGGAGTACAACACGTCCAAGAGGGTAGAGCATGCGGTCAAATCACTCAAGTTCGACCCCCTTTCGATATCATCTGTTGATCCGAACTTGTATTCGAAACGATTCGTTAGTTTCTTGGAGAGGGTTTTCCCTGAGCAAGACTAA